Proteins co-encoded in one Natronorubrum daqingense genomic window:
- a CDS encoding ArsR/SmtB family transcription factor — protein MVERKSDDLDLDAIFGALAHPTRRELIEQLASGPNRVSDLAEPHDMSLAAVSKHLQVLEEGGLVDVEKDGRVRRCHLDATPLSDAFGWLTRYRVFWEDRFDELEDHLEEADQ, from the coding sequence ATGGTTGAACGGAAATCGGACGACCTCGATCTCGACGCGATCTTCGGAGCGCTGGCTCACCCGACTCGACGGGAACTCATCGAGCAGTTAGCTAGCGGACCGAATCGCGTCAGCGATCTGGCCGAGCCACACGATATGTCCCTGGCAGCAGTTTCGAAGCACTTGCAGGTACTCGAGGAGGGGGGACTCGTCGACGTCGAGAAGGATGGACGCGTGCGCCGGTGTCATCTGGACGCCACACCGTTGAGCGACGCCTTCGGGTGGCTCACCCGCTACCGCGTCTTCTGGGAGGATCGGTTCGACGAACTCGAGGACCATCTGGAGGAAGCAGACCAATGA
- a CDS encoding SRPBCC family protein codes for MTDDTANTDAVSESRAEHVMIRRTVDAPRERVWRAFTDPDEVRWWYGSDMMDVEIHALEAEPGGSFSITMRDGEDDYDMEGEFLEVIERERLVHTWYVGRVTVAFDEVGEGTEVVLTHEGLPDRETTEQHAEGWTAAIETLAAIVRNDEDRER; via the coding sequence ATGACAGACGACACGGCGAACACCGACGCAGTATCCGAATCGCGCGCGGAACACGTGATGATCAGACGGACCGTCGACGCCCCACGCGAGCGCGTTTGGCGGGCGTTCACCGACCCCGACGAGGTTCGTTGGTGGTACGGATCGGACATGATGGACGTCGAGATTCACGCGCTCGAGGCCGAACCCGGCGGCTCGTTCTCGATTACCATGCGTGACGGCGAGGACGACTACGACATGGAGGGCGAGTTCCTCGAGGTGATCGAGCGCGAGCGTCTCGTCCACACCTGGTACGTCGGCCGAGTGACGGTGGCGTTCGACGAGGTTGGCGAGGGCACCGAGGTCGTGCTCACTCACGAGGGACTCCCGGACCGAGAGACCACCGAGCAACACGCCGAGGGATGGACGGCGGCGATCGAAACGCTGGCGGCAATCGTGCGAAACGACGAGGACCGAGAACGATGA
- a CDS encoding SRPBCC family protein, translated as MTEDTTGEHEFDPNEYDTTITRTFDAPREAVWAAWTDPEQVAEWWGPHGFTVPDCEVDARPGGAFSIDMEAPDGTVYPDEGEFHEVVEPERLVLTSRAFEDDDGGYQLEVRHTVTFEADGDQTHLTLEAEVASATPAVEESLGGMEMGWSQSFEKLEASVGESGGART; from the coding sequence ATGACCGAAGACACGACCGGCGAGCACGAATTCGATCCGAACGAGTACGATACGACGATCACACGAACCTTCGACGCCCCCCGCGAGGCGGTGTGGGCGGCGTGGACCGACCCTGAACAGGTCGCCGAGTGGTGGGGGCCCCACGGATTCACCGTCCCCGACTGCGAGGTGGACGCGCGACCCGGCGGCGCGTTCAGCATCGACATGGAAGCGCCCGACGGAACCGTTTACCCCGACGAGGGAGAGTTCCACGAGGTCGTCGAACCCGAACGGCTCGTCCTCACGAGCCGGGCGTTCGAGGACGACGACGGTGGGTACCAACTCGAGGTACGACACACCGTCACGTTCGAAGCCGACGGCGATCAGACGCATCTCACGCTGGAAGCGGAAGTTGCCTCGGCGACGCCGGCAGTGGAGGAGTCCCTCGGCGGGATGGAAATGGGCTGGAGCCAGAGCTTCGAGAAGCTCGAGGCGTCCGTCGGCGAGTCGGGAGGCGCTCGCACATGA
- a CDS encoding GyrI-like domain-containing protein, whose amino-acid sequence MMATTPFLEHRSARPCVEIPIEATLGEWGQANDLVGVLLEWLDRHDESLVGAPFYRYRVLGDETKPFKLEVDVPTEGRLDGDDRVQPGTIPAGTYAILVHEGDPDDLPGRHAALEDWAEASGHELARRTDGGIIRWEGRYEHFQTDPTEEPDRSQWTTEISYLLRDDFPEELTAPTRRALAGAGYSRLEQLDGADPDEIEALHGIGPSVLETLRDGLESAGGRFADGGTRP is encoded by the coding sequence ATGATGGCGACGACCCCATTTCTCGAGCACCGCAGCGCTCGTCCCTGCGTGGAAATCCCGATCGAGGCCACGCTCGGTGAGTGGGGGCAGGCAAACGACCTCGTCGGAGTGCTCCTCGAGTGGCTCGACCGGCACGACGAGTCGCTCGTCGGCGCTCCGTTCTACCGGTACCGGGTCCTCGGCGACGAGACGAAGCCGTTCAAGCTCGAGGTCGACGTCCCGACCGAGGGGCGACTCGACGGCGACGATCGGGTGCAGCCCGGAACGATCCCCGCCGGCACGTACGCGATCCTGGTGCACGAGGGAGATCCCGACGATCTCCCCGGCCGACACGCGGCGCTCGAGGACTGGGCGGAGGCGAGCGGACACGAACTCGCCCGTCGAACGGACGGCGGGATAATCCGATGGGAGGGCCGATACGAGCACTTCCAGACCGACCCCACCGAAGAACCCGATCGGTCGCAGTGGACCACGGAGATCAGCTACCTGCTTCGAGACGACTTCCCCGAGGAACTGACCGCGCCTACACGCCGCGCGCTCGCCGGGGCCGGCTACTCCCGGCTCGAGCAGCTGGACGGCGCCGATCCGGACGAGATCGAGGCGTTGCACGGAATCGGACCGTCTGTCCTCGAGACGCT